The following coding sequences lie in one Kribbella sp. NBC_00709 genomic window:
- a CDS encoding TetR/AcrR family transcriptional regulator produces MQVRRVADGRRLRGEQRRSELLQATLTVIERDGVAGVSHRAVASVADVSVASITYHFPTLDDLLVAALRSAAEDLAVELEGRGSELGARLADELARLIEHSVVRRRGRTLALYELYLYAARRPELREAARAWLEPLTEIARTFTADPQKARLLVAALDGLLMQALIGAREVDSQDVAALVEVLR; encoded by the coding sequence GTGCAGGTCAGGAGGGTTGCGGACGGCCGTCGGCTGCGCGGTGAGCAGCGGCGGAGCGAGCTGCTGCAGGCGACGCTGACCGTGATCGAACGCGACGGAGTCGCAGGTGTGAGCCATCGCGCGGTGGCTTCCGTGGCCGATGTCTCGGTCGCTTCGATCACCTACCACTTCCCGACGCTGGACGACCTCCTCGTCGCCGCACTCCGCTCAGCCGCCGAGGATCTGGCCGTCGAGCTAGAAGGCCGGGGGAGCGAGCTGGGCGCGCGCCTGGCCGACGAGCTGGCGCGGTTGATCGAGCACAGCGTCGTACGGCGACGTGGCCGGACGCTGGCGCTCTACGAGCTCTATCTGTACGCCGCGCGTCGGCCGGAGCTCCGTGAGGCAGCCCGCGCGTGGCTGGAGCCGTTGACGGAGATCGCCCGGACCTTCACTGCGGATCCGCAGAAGGCGCGCCTGCTGGTGGCGGCGCTGGATGGGTTGCTGATGCAGGCACTGATAGGTGCGCGTGAGGTGGACAGTCAGGATGTCGCCGCGCTGGTGGAGGTCCTCAGGTAG